Below is a genomic region from Bordetella pertussis 18323.
CACTTCGAGCGGATAGCGCAGGCGGTTCTCCAGGCTGCCGCCATACTCGTCGTCGCGCTGGTTGGTCAGCGGCGAGATGAACGACGACAGCAGATAGCCGTGGGCGCAATGCAGTTCCAGCCAGTCGAAGCCGGCCCGGGCGGCGCGCCGGGCGGCGGCGGCGAAGTCCTCGCGCACGCGGTCCATGTCGGCGCGCGTCATGGCCCGCGGCGTCTGCGACACGCCCGGCAGGTACGGCAGCGCCGAGGCCGACAGCAGCGGCCAGTTGCCCTCGGGCAGCGGATGATCCATCTGCTGCCAGCCCAGCTGGGTCGAGCCCTTGCGGCCGGCATGGCCGAGCTGGATGCCGATGCGCGCGGCGCTGTTGCCGTGCACGAAGTCGACGATGCGGCCGAAGGCGCCGGCCTGCTCGTCGTTCCACAGGCCGGGGCAGCCCGGGGTGATGCGCGCGTCGGGCGAGGTGCAGGTCATCTCCACCATGACCAGCCCCGCGCCGCCCAGCGCGCGCCCCCAGGTGCACCAGATGGAATTCGCCGGGCACGCCGTCGACGCAGGAGTACATGGCCATGGGCGAGACCACGATACGGTTGGCCAGCCGCACGCTGCGCGCCTGGAACGGCGTGAGCATGGGCAGCGGCGCCTGCGCGCCCGGCGCGGGCCCGGCCCCGGCGCGCTCGGCGATCCAGGCCTCGTATCCTTGCAGCCATGCAGCATCGCGCAGCCGCAGGTTCTCGTGCGAGATGCGCTGCGAACGGGTCAGCAGCGAATAGGCGAATTGCTCGGGCTCCAGGTTGGCGTAGCGCCGCACGTTCTCGAACCATTCCGTCGAGTTGCGCGCCGCGTTCTGTATCTTCAGCACTTCCACGCTGCGCACGTCTTCGTAGTGCTGCAGCGCGCCGCGCAGGTCGCCGCGCCGGCCGTCCAGGCAGCGCGCCAGCTCGATGGCGTCTTCCAGGGCCAGCTTGGTGCCCGAGCCGATGGAAAAGTGCGCCGTGTGGGCCGCGTCGCCCATCAGCACCACCGGCACGTCGCGCTCGCCGCGCGGCGTCTGCAGGCGGTTCCAGCGCACCCAATGCGGACAGATCACGCGCGGGAAGCGGATCCAGATGGCCGCGCCGCGTATGTGCTTGGCGTTGCTGATCAGGCGGTGGCCGTCCAGCCAGGGCGCGAACAGCCGCTCGCAATAGGCAATGCCGTCTTCCTGGCTCATGCCCTCGATGCCGGCGGATTGCCAGGTTTCCTCGGGCGTCTCGACGATGAACGTGGACAGCCCGTCCTCGAAGCGATAGGCATGGGCCTGGAACCAGCCGTGTTCATTCTGCACGAAGGCGAACGTGAAGGCGTCGAATACCTTGGTCGTGTCCAGCCAGACGAAGCGGCAGCGGCGCTGGTCGATATCGGGGGTGAAGGTGTTAGCGGGTGCGCACCACGCTGTTGATGCCGTCGGCGGCGATGACCAGGTCGGCGTCGTAGTCGCGCGCCAGGGCCTGGTCGTCCTGCACGAAGGTCTCGAACACCAGCTTGACGCCGACCTCCTCGCAGCGGGCCTGCAGGATGTTGAGCAGGTGCTTGCGGCCGATGCCGATGAAGCCGTGGCCACTGGTGCGGATGCTGCGGTCCCTGTAGTGGATCTCGATGTCGTCCCAGTGGTTGAACGCGTCGCCGATGGTCTTGGCCGATACGGGGTCGGCCTGGCGCAGGTTGTCCATGGTGGCGTCGGAGAACACCACGCCCCAGCCGAAGGTGTCGTAAGGGCGGTTGCGCTCGATGACGGTCACTTCGTTGGCCGGATCCTGCAACTTCATCAGCAGGCCGAAATACAGGCCGGCGGGGCCACCGCCCAGGCAGACTATCTTCATCGCGTTACACGCTCCGTGGCAGGCGCCGCCCTGTCCCGCGCGGACGCGCCTGATATGTTCAACCCTTGATAGTTTAGGCTTGAAATATATACCCTAGGGACGGGCTTCGCAAGACGGGTTTCCCGCAGGAACGTGCCGTCCCCAAAAGCGCTGCGCCGGACAGGCCGGCGCAGGAAGGAAGACTTCGGGAAGGCGGGCGCGCCGCGCTCACACCCCCAGATAGCGCTCCCACAGGCCGCGATCGGCGTCCAGCGCCGCGGAATCGCCCTTCCAGACCACCTTGCCGCGCTCCAGGATGACATGGCGGTCGGCCAGGCCGAGCAGGCGTTCGACGTATTTGTCGATGACCAGGATGGTCTGGCCGGCTTCGCGCAGCCGCGCCAGGCAGGTCCAGATTTCCTCACGGATCTTGGGGGCCAGCCCCTCGGTCGCCTCGTCCAGGATCAGCAGGCGCGGATTGGTCACCAGGGCGCGGCCGATGGCCAGCATCTGCTGCTCGCCGCCGGAGAGCTGGTTGCCCATGTTGCCGGCGCGCTCGCCCAGGCGCGGGAACAGTTCGAACACGCGCTGCGGCGTCCAGGGTTGGCCGATGGACGGATTGCGCGCCGCCACGAAGGCCGTCAGGTGCTCGCGCACCGTCAGGT
It encodes:
- a CDS encoding ABC transporter ATP-binding protein, translating into MLNVNAVESGYGASQVLFGVDLEIGAGQVVTLLGRNGMGKTTLLRTLFGQLPLRAGSVRFAGQEIGGWSPDRIARAGLAIVPEGHQCFPNLTVREHLTAFVAARNPSIGQPWTPQRVFELFPRLGERAGNMGNQLSGGEQQMLAIGRALVTNPRLLILDEATEGLAPKIREEIWTCLARLREAGQTILVIDKYVERLLGLADRHVILERGKVVWKGDSAALDADRGLWERYLGV